One Sulfitobacter sp. M39 genomic window, GAAGGCACGCACTACATCGTCAACGGCCAGAAGACGTGGACCACGCTGGGTCAGCACGCGAACATGATCTTCTGCCTCGTGCGCACCGACAAGACGGTGAAGCAGCAAGAGGGTATCTCCTTCCTGCTGATCGACATGGAAACCCCCGGCGTCGAAGTGCGCCCGATCATCCTGCTCGACGGCACCCACGAGGTGAACGAAGTCTGGTTCTCGGATGTGAAAGTCCCAGTCGAAAACCTTGTCGGCAAAGAAAACGAAGGCTGGACCTATGCCAAGTACCTGCTGACCCACGAACGCACCAACATCGCGGGCGTCGGTTTCTCGCAAGCGGGTCTGACCGCGGTAAAACGTATCGCCAGAGCAGAGATGTCCGGCGGCAAGCCGTTGATGCAGAACCCGCATTTCGCGGCACGTGTGGCGCAGGTTGAAATCGACCTGATGGCGATGAGCACGACAAACCTGCGCATCGTCTCAAAGGCGGCAGCGGGCGCGGCACCGGGCGTTGAATCGTCCATGCTGAAGGTCAAAGGCACGATCATCCGTCAGGAAATCAACGACCTCGCGCGCCGTGCGGCGGGTGCCTATGCGATGCCATTCGCATCCGAAGCGATCGAAGGGTCAAACCTGGCCCTGCCTGATCCGTTGAATGCCGGCCCCGTCGCCGCGCAATATTTCAACAACCGTAAACTGTCGATCTTTGGCGGCTCGAACGAAATCCAGCGCCAGATCATTGCCAAAACAACGATGGGAGGTGGAGCATGAACTTCGACCTGACAGAAGAACGCCAAATGCTGCAAGACAGTCTGCGCCGTTTCCTGCGCGACAAATACGATACAGCTACGCGCAACAAGATCCTTGAAAGCGACACCGGCTTTTCCGGGGACATCTGGAACGGTCTGGCCGAACTGGGCGTCATCGGCGCGCTGTTCACCGAAGATCAGGGCGGCTTTGGCGGCGCTGGTTTCGACATCGCCGTCGTGTTCGAGGAACTGGGCCGCGCAGGCGTGGTCGAACCCTTCCTCGATACCGCCATTCTGGGTGGCGGTCTGATTGCCGACTTGGGCAATGAAGACCAGCAGGCCCACGTCGAAGAGCTGATCGGTGGCGCGTTGCAGGTGGCTTTTGCCCACGGCGAACCCACCAGCCGCTATGACCTGAACCAGGTGACCTCCACGGCCAAGGTCGATGGCGACAACGTGGTGCTGAACGGTCGCAAGGCGGTTGTGGTCAACGCTGAAAACGCCGACATGCTGATCGTTTCTGCGCGCGAAAGCGGCGAGGCAGGCGACGAAAACGGGATCTCGCTGTTCCTCGTGCCGGCGGATACCAAGGGCATCACGCTGCAAGGTTATGCGCTGCTGGCCGGTGGTCGTGCCGCCGAAGTCACGCTGGATGATGTGACCGTACCTGCCTCTGCCCGTCTGGGTGAAGCGGGCAAGGCGTTCAAGGCGATCGAGGCGCGCGTCGCTGCGGCCAATGTCGCGATCTGTGCGGAAACACTGGGCGCGATGGAAACGGCAACCCGCCTGACCCGCGAATACCTGATGACCCGCAAGCAGTTCGGCAAGCCCATCGGCACGTTCCAGGCGCTCGCGCACCGGATGTCCGACCTGCTGATCGAGATGGAACAGGCGCGCTCTGCGGTGATCGTTGCTGCTGGCAACCTCGAAGCGGAATACAAGGCGCGCGAGACGCATATCTCTGCCGCCAAGAACCTGCTGGGCCGCGCGGGCCGTCTGGTTGCCGAAGACAGCATCCAGATGCACGGCGGTATTGCCATGACGCAAGAATACGAACTGGCCCATATCGCCAAGCGTATCATCATGGCAGACCACCGCTTTGGCGACACAGACCACCATCTGGAGCGTTTCATTGCCCTTGCAGCAGCCTGATGAAAGCCAGCTGATCCGGGACGAGACCGGCACCCAAACCCTGGTCGGATATGTCGTCGACATATCCGATCCGGCCCACGGGCGCTGCTTTCTTGATCTGGGTCCGCAACACTTCAACCGCCATGGGGTTCTTCATGGCGGTATTGCCGCCACATTGCTGGATAACGCCTGTGGCATGACCGGATCGCTGAGCGTGGATTCCACCGGCCAGCACCCGTTCCTCACGATCTCGTTGACGACGCAGTTTCTGGCCGCGGGCCAGCCCGGCCGTGTGACCGCGACCGGCACGATCAAGGGCGGTGGTCGCAGCCTGCTGTATATCGACGCTGAACTCGTCCACGAAGACGGCACGGTCATTGCGACATCCACAGGCGTGTTCAAGCGCGTCCCACAGGAGAAACTGAAATGAGCGCTCGGATCGAAGACAAGGGTGACCGGATCGTCATCTGGAACGGAAACGCGCATAAGCGGGGTGCCCTGTCGCCCGAGCTTTACGCCTGCATCGGCCAAGCGATTGAAATGGCCGCCGAGCCGCGTATCCGTGCCGTGATCCTCACCTCCGAAGGGGATTTCTTTTGCGCGGGCGGCGATCTGAATGTCCTGATCGCCCGCCGCGACATGCCCAAAGATGAACGTCGTGGCAAGATCAACGAATTGCACAGCCTGGTCCGCGCAATCCGGTCCTGTCCGGTGCCGGTCATCGCCGCCGTCGAAGGCGGTGCCGCGGGGGCAGGGCTGTCTTTCGCGCTGGCCTGCGATCTGATCGTTGCCGCCGCCGGTGCCAAGTTCACCGCTGCTTACGTCAAGGCGGGGCTGGTGCCTGATGGCGGGCTGACCGCCTCGCTTGCGCGTGCGCTGCCGCGGCAGCTCGCGATGGAGATGTGCTTGTTGGCGCAGCCCGTCACCGTTGAGCGCATGCATGATCTTGGCGTGGTAAATGCCGTCACCGACAAGGGCGGCGCGTTTGAGGCCGCAATGGCGCTTGCCGACCGCTTGGCCGCAGGCCCCCGCGAAGCCCAAGGGGTAATCCGCGGGCTGGTGGCGCAGGGCTATGACGTGTCCGAGGCCGACCAGCTTGAAGCGGAATGTGACGCCATGGCCCATGCCACCGGCGCAGATGAAGCCGCAGAAGGCATCGCCGCTTTCCTCGAGAAGCGCACACCGAATTACGGCGGCTGACCCTCGGCCACCGATCTATTGACCCAACCCGCAGCCAGACGCGCTGACCGGGTTCTGAAAGACTGCGGGGAGGCAGAGAATATATGGTACGTGTAGAGCAATTTCTGGCGGATCAAGTGGCCGCACGCGGGGACGCGCCAGCGCTGAGCGACAGCACAGGGGTACGCTGGACGTACAAGATGTTCGACAAGGCAAGCGACGACATCGCGCAGGCGCTCAAGGATGCCGGTGTGCAGCCCAACGACCGCGTGCTGATGCTGTCGGAAAACTGTGCCGCCGCCGTGGCCACTGTGTTTGGCACGTGGAAAGCCGGCGCAGTCATCATCCCCGTCAACGCACGCCAAAGCGCGGGCGAAATCCAGCGGATCATTGACCACGCCGCACCTGCTGCTGTGCTGATGACCTGTCACGCCTCACCGGATGCGACGGCCCATGCGGAACGGCTGGATGCCGCAGAGATCACCGGCGCCTTTGGCACGATGCATCTGGCCACGCCGATCGCCAGCAACCCCGATGGGGATCTGAGCGATGTGGCGGTGCTGCTGTATACCACCGGCACAACGGGCGACCCCAAGGGCGTCATGCTGACCCATGCCAACGTGCGCTTTGGCGGCAATGCCTCGGCGACGCTGCGGGGGATCAATGCGGGCGATGTCGTCTATGGCGTGTTGCCCCTGACCCATGTTTTCGGGCTGTGTTCGGTCATGACCGCCTCCTGCTGCGCCGGTGCCGAAATCCGGCTGGAGGCGCGTTTCTCGGCTGAAAAGCTCTATACCGCCCTGACCACCGGGGTGAACTTCCTGTCGGCCGTGCCGCAGATGCACGCGCTGCTAATGCAGTACACGAAAGAGCAGGGGCTGACGCAGCTCAACTCCGAAACGCTGCGCTATGTATCGTCGGGGGCGGCGCCGCTGGACCCCACGTGGAAGCGCAAGGCCGAAGCCTTTTACGGCGTCGCGATCCAGAACGGCTATGGCATGACGGAATCCACCGCCGGTATCTCGGCCACCAGCAACCCACTGGGATCGCCTGATATCTCTGTCGGTCCGTCCTTGCCCGGTGTCGAGACCAAGATCGACGATACAGTCGAGGGCGGCAGCAACGGCAAGGGCGAGGTCCTGACCCGCGGGGGCCATGTGATGAAGGGCTACTACAAGAACCCGACAGAGACGGCCAAAGTCCTGAGTGCTGACGGCTGGCTCCGCACAGGCGATCTGGGGTCCTTTGACGAACACGGCCACCTGCATATTTTGGGGCGCTCGAAAGAGCTGATCATTCACGGCGGGTTCAACGTCTATCCGCCCGAAGTCGAGGCCGCGATTAACGATCATCCGCAGGTTATTCAGGCCGCTGTGGTCGGCCGGTCCACCGGCAATGACGAAGAGGTCCTGGCTTTTGTTCAGATTGCCGAGGGCGACACACTGGACCCGCAAGACCTCAAGGCCTTCGTCAAAGAGCGGCTGACCGGTTATAAACGCCCCAGCCAATTCATCATCGGGACCTCACTGCCCGCAGCACCTACGGGCAAGATTCTCAAGCATAAGCTGATCGAGACGTTCAAGGACCAGCTTGCCTAAGTACCTTTGTGATACCCAATAGAAAAAGGCCGGTCCCCGTGGTGGGGGCCGGCCTTTCTCGTTCGTGGCTGTGTTCTGCGCTGATGCCTAGACGTAGACGCCTTCGGCAGCAGCGCGGATGGCGCGGATGTTTTCACCGTAAGGGGCAGGGTTGCTAACTGACCCGCCACGGAATACGGCGGAGCCTGCGACCAGCACATCAGCCCCCGCCTGCGCCACGCTAGAGGCGGTGTTCACGTCCACGCCGCCGTCAATTTCGATATGCACCGGACGGTCGCCGATCATCGCGCGCAGGGTGCGGATCTTGTCGCTCATGTCGATGAACTTCTGCCCGCCGAAACCGGGGTTCACGGTCATCACACAGACCAGATCGGCAACGTCCAGCAGATGCTCTAC contains:
- a CDS encoding acyl-CoA dehydrogenase family protein; translated protein: MDLSYSDEEKAFRAEVRAFLEEKLPKEMSDKIRKGEELGKDGQEQWHAILNAQGWLAPNWPKKFGGAEWNAVQRHIFEEEAAAAYAPRIVPFGLSMLAPVLQKFGSQEQNDYWLPRLLAGEDWWCQGYSEPGAGSDLASLKTEAVLNDEGTHYIVNGQKTWTTLGQHANMIFCLVRTDKTVKQQEGISFLLIDMETPGVEVRPIILLDGTHEVNEVWFSDVKVPVENLVGKENEGWTYAKYLLTHERTNIAGVGFSQAGLTAVKRIARAEMSGGKPLMQNPHFAARVAQVEIDLMAMSTTNLRIVSKAAAGAAPGVESSMLKVKGTIIRQEINDLARRAAGAYAMPFASEAIEGSNLALPDPLNAGPVAAQYFNNRKLSIFGGSNEIQRQIIAKTTMGGGA
- a CDS encoding acyl-CoA dehydrogenase family protein; its protein translation is MNFDLTEERQMLQDSLRRFLRDKYDTATRNKILESDTGFSGDIWNGLAELGVIGALFTEDQGGFGGAGFDIAVVFEELGRAGVVEPFLDTAILGGGLIADLGNEDQQAHVEELIGGALQVAFAHGEPTSRYDLNQVTSTAKVDGDNVVLNGRKAVVVNAENADMLIVSARESGEAGDENGISLFLVPADTKGITLQGYALLAGGRAAEVTLDDVTVPASARLGEAGKAFKAIEARVAAANVAICAETLGAMETATRLTREYLMTRKQFGKPIGTFQALAHRMSDLLIEMEQARSAVIVAAGNLEAEYKARETHISAAKNLLGRAGRLVAEDSIQMHGGIAMTQEYELAHIAKRIIMADHRFGDTDHHLERFIALAAA
- a CDS encoding PaaI family thioesterase, translated to MPLQQPDESQLIRDETGTQTLVGYVVDISDPAHGRCFLDLGPQHFNRHGVLHGGIAATLLDNACGMTGSLSVDSTGQHPFLTISLTTQFLAAGQPGRVTATGTIKGGGRSLLYIDAELVHEDGTVIATSTGVFKRVPQEKLK
- a CDS encoding oxepin-CoA hydrolase, alternative type, coding for MSARIEDKGDRIVIWNGNAHKRGALSPELYACIGQAIEMAAEPRIRAVILTSEGDFFCAGGDLNVLIARRDMPKDERRGKINELHSLVRAIRSCPVPVIAAVEGGAAGAGLSFALACDLIVAAAGAKFTAAYVKAGLVPDGGLTASLARALPRQLAMEMCLLAQPVTVERMHDLGVVNAVTDKGGAFEAAMALADRLAAGPREAQGVIRGLVAQGYDVSEADQLEAECDAMAHATGADEAAEGIAAFLEKRTPNYGG
- a CDS encoding class I adenylate-forming enzyme family protein, yielding MVRVEQFLADQVAARGDAPALSDSTGVRWTYKMFDKASDDIAQALKDAGVQPNDRVLMLSENCAAAVATVFGTWKAGAVIIPVNARQSAGEIQRIIDHAAPAAVLMTCHASPDATAHAERLDAAEITGAFGTMHLATPIASNPDGDLSDVAVLLYTTGTTGDPKGVMLTHANVRFGGNASATLRGINAGDVVYGVLPLTHVFGLCSVMTASCCAGAEIRLEARFSAEKLYTALTTGVNFLSAVPQMHALLMQYTKEQGLTQLNSETLRYVSSGAAPLDPTWKRKAEAFYGVAIQNGYGMTESTAGISATSNPLGSPDISVGPSLPGVETKIDDTVEGGSNGKGEVLTRGGHVMKGYYKNPTETAKVLSADGWLRTGDLGSFDEHGHLHILGRSKELIIHGGFNVYPPEVEAAINDHPQVIQAAVVGRSTGNDEEVLAFVQIAEGDTLDPQDLKAFVKERLTGYKRPSQFIIGTSLPAAPTGKILKHKLIETFKDQLA